Proteins co-encoded in one Streptomyces sp. NBC_01283 genomic window:
- the gndA gene encoding NADP-dependent phosphogluconate dehydrogenase, with the protein MSSTSAQIGVTGLAVMGRNLARNFARNGYTVALHNRTAAKTQALVEEFGHEGEFIATETAKEFVAALERPRRLVIMVKAGEPTDAVIREFAPLLEPGDMIVDGGNAHFADTRRRERELREQDIHFVGTGVSGGEEGALLGPSIMPGGSQESYASLGPMLEKISAKAEDGSPCVTHVGPDGAGHFVKMVHNGIEYADMQLIAEAYQLLRDVAGYSPAQIADIFRTWNTGRLDSYLIEITAEVLKHVDPATGKPFVDVVEDRAEQKGTGRWTVQIALDLGVPVSGIAEAVFARSLSGHSELRAASKELAGPTARALDEAEAAAFADQVEQALYASKIVSYTQGFHEVAAGSEEYGWDIDLGAVAAIWRGGCIIRAAFLDRIRAAYDARADLPSLLSDKTFAQEIGAAQDDWRAVLVAATRQGVPTPGFSAALAYYDALRAERLPAALTQGQRDFFGAHTYRRTDREGSFHTLWGGDRSEVQA; encoded by the coding sequence ATGAGCAGCACGTCAGCCCAGATCGGAGTCACGGGCCTCGCGGTCATGGGGCGCAATCTGGCCCGCAACTTCGCACGCAACGGCTACACCGTCGCCCTGCACAACCGTACGGCGGCCAAGACACAGGCGCTGGTCGAGGAGTTCGGCCACGAGGGCGAGTTCATCGCCACCGAGACCGCCAAGGAGTTCGTCGCGGCGCTCGAGCGCCCGCGCCGCCTCGTCATCATGGTGAAGGCGGGCGAGCCCACGGACGCCGTCATCCGGGAGTTCGCCCCGCTCCTGGAACCGGGCGACATGATCGTCGACGGCGGCAACGCGCACTTCGCGGACACCCGGCGCCGCGAGCGTGAACTGCGCGAGCAGGACATCCACTTCGTCGGCACGGGCGTGTCCGGCGGCGAGGAGGGCGCGCTGCTCGGCCCGAGCATCATGCCGGGCGGATCGCAGGAGTCGTACGCCTCGCTCGGCCCGATGCTGGAGAAGATCTCGGCGAAGGCCGAGGACGGATCGCCTTGCGTCACGCACGTCGGCCCGGACGGCGCGGGGCACTTCGTGAAGATGGTGCACAACGGCATCGAGTACGCGGACATGCAGCTGATCGCGGAGGCGTACCAGCTGCTTCGTGATGTGGCGGGCTACTCCCCCGCGCAGATCGCGGACATCTTCCGCACCTGGAACACCGGCCGCCTCGACTCCTACCTGATCGAGATCACGGCGGAGGTCCTGAAGCACGTGGACCCCGCGACGGGCAAGCCGTTCGTGGACGTGGTCGAGGACCGGGCCGAGCAGAAGGGCACCGGCCGCTGGACCGTGCAGATCGCCCTCGACCTGGGCGTCCCGGTGTCGGGCATCGCGGAGGCGGTGTTCGCCCGGTCCCTCTCTGGCCACTCCGAACTGCGGGCGGCGTCGAAGGAGTTGGCGGGGCCGACGGCACGGGCGCTGGACGAGGCGGAGGCCGCGGCGTTCGCCGACCAGGTCGAGCAGGCGCTGTACGCCTCGAAGATCGTGTCGTACACGCAGGGCTTCCACGAGGTGGCCGCGGGCAGCGAGGAGTACGGCTGGGACATCGACCTGGGCGCGGTCGCCGCCATCTGGCGCGGCGGCTGCATCATCCGCGCCGCCTTCCTGGACCGCATCCGCGCCGCGTACGACGCGCGCGCGGATCTGCCGAGCCTGCTCTCGGACAAGACGTTCGCGCAGGAGATCGGTGCGGCCCAGGACGACTGGCGCGCGGTCCTGGTCGCGGCCACCCGGCAGGGTGTCCCCACGCCGGGCTTCTCGGCGGCCCTCGCGTACTACGACGCGCTGCGTGCGGAACGCCTGCCTGCCGCGCTCACGCAGGGGCAGCGGGACTTCTTCGGGGCGCACACCTACCGGCGTACGGACCGCGAGGGGTCGTTCCACACGTTGTGGGGCGGGGACCGCTCAGAGGTCCAGGCCTAG
- a CDS encoding nitroreductase family deazaflavin-dependent oxidoreductase: MAQQDEEVIVSPTGWVAEQARVYEESGGTEGHETRGVTCLLLDYRGRRTGQWRRTVLIYGRDGDDYLVVASNGGNDEHPLWYRNLVDEPDVRLRVGTEERFAARAETLSAEEKARVWPGLVGLFAPYADYQAKTDRDIPVVRLSRTGN; encoded by the coding sequence ATGGCGCAGCAGGACGAAGAGGTCATCGTCAGCCCCACCGGCTGGGTGGCCGAACAAGCCCGTGTCTACGAGGAGTCCGGCGGCACGGAGGGCCACGAGACCCGGGGTGTCACCTGCCTGCTGCTCGACTACCGCGGACGGCGCACCGGGCAGTGGCGCCGAACCGTACTGATCTACGGCCGCGATGGCGACGACTACCTCGTCGTGGCCTCGAACGGCGGCAACGACGAGCACCCCTTGTGGTACCGCAATCTCGTCGACGAGCCCGACGTACGGCTCCGTGTGGGCACCGAGGAGCGGTTCGCCGCCCGCGCCGAGACCCTTTCGGCCGAGGAGAAGGCCAGGGTCTGGCCGGGTCTGGTCGGGCTGTTCGCCCCCTACGCGGACTATCAGGCCAAGACCGATCGCGACATCCCCGTCGTGCGCCTCAGCCGTACCGGGAACTGA
- a CDS encoding aspartate/glutamate racemase family protein has protein sequence MVSPTLALLHTSPVHVPVFEGLRDQDHPGFALRHLVHEDLLARARAEGPDAVADDIQELLEQAVAEGASAVLCTCSTIGAVTEARAAAVGVPVVRVDRPMAAAAVAAGRAVAVVATLESTLGPTRALVEEEAARAGRPVEVTTVLVDGAWERFEAGDGEGHVRLIAEAVDALEGVDSVVLAQASMADAADRATLPVPVIASPRPGLRAAVLRCGVGGKS, from the coding sequence GTGGTGAGCCCGACGCTCGCCCTGCTGCACACCTCGCCCGTGCACGTCCCCGTCTTCGAGGGGCTGCGGGACCAGGACCATCCGGGGTTCGCCCTGCGGCACCTCGTCCACGAGGACCTGCTGGCGCGGGCCCGTGCCGAGGGGCCGGACGCGGTGGCCGACGACATCCAGGAGCTGCTGGAGCAGGCCGTCGCCGAGGGGGCGAGCGCCGTGCTCTGCACCTGCTCGACGATCGGCGCCGTCACCGAGGCCCGCGCCGCCGCCGTGGGCGTCCCCGTCGTGCGGGTCGACCGGCCCATGGCGGCCGCCGCCGTGGCGGCGGGGCGGGCCGTCGCCGTCGTCGCCACCCTGGAGAGCACCCTGGGTCCGACCCGCGCCCTCGTCGAGGAGGAGGCCGCCCGCGCCGGACGGCCCGTAGAGGTCACGACGGTCCTGGTGGACGGCGCCTGGGAGCGGTTCGAGGCCGGTGACGGAGAAGGCCACGTACGTCTGATCGCGGAGGCCGTCGACGCCCTGGAAGGCGTCGACTCCGTCGTCCTCGCCCAGGCGTCCATGGCGGACGCGGCGGACCGCGCCACCCTCCCCGTGCCGGTCATCGCCAGCCCGCGCCCCGGTCTGCGTGCGGCCGTTCTCCGATGCGGCGTGGGCGGCAAGTCGTAG
- a CDS encoding GNAT family N-acetyltransferase has product MSSGIEIRDDRARGALEARADGEVVGQIAYFTLDAPESALVPVHTEVVPAHEGEGIAGSLARELYAMAAREGVAVAPLCPYVVKWAERHPDEAPVPSGELVAAALDKVKSDPAAW; this is encoded by the coding sequence ATGAGCAGTGGGATCGAGATCCGCGACGACCGGGCGCGCGGCGCCCTCGAAGCGCGCGCGGACGGTGAAGTCGTCGGCCAGATCGCCTACTTCACGCTGGACGCACCCGAGTCCGCCCTGGTGCCGGTGCACACCGAAGTGGTGCCCGCGCACGAGGGCGAGGGCATCGCGGGATCGCTGGCCAGGGAGCTGTACGCGATGGCCGCGCGGGAAGGCGTCGCCGTCGCGCCCCTGTGCCCGTACGTCGTGAAGTGGGCCGAGCGGCACCCCGACGAGGCGCCCGTGCCCTCGGGAGAGCTGGTCGCCGCCGCTCTGGACAAGGTGAAGTCGGACCCGGCCGCGTGGTGA
- the panD gene encoding aspartate 1-decarboxylase → MLRTMFKSKIHRATVTQADLHYVGSVTIDADLLDAADLLPGELVHIVDITNGARLETYTIEGERGSGVIGINGAAAHLVHPGDKVIIISYAQVDDAEARTLRPRVVHVDGVDGAVNRIVALGDDASAPVPGADDMARSPQAVHDLQESR, encoded by the coding sequence ATGCTGCGCACCATGTTCAAGTCCAAGATCCACCGCGCCACGGTGACCCAGGCGGACCTGCACTACGTGGGATCCGTCACCATCGACGCCGATCTCCTCGACGCCGCCGACCTGCTGCCCGGCGAGCTCGTGCACATCGTCGACATCACCAACGGCGCCCGCCTGGAGACGTACACCATCGAGGGCGAACGCGGCAGCGGCGTCATCGGCATCAACGGCGCGGCCGCGCACCTCGTGCACCCCGGCGATAAGGTGATCATCATCAGCTACGCCCAGGTCGACGACGCCGAGGCCCGCACCCTGCGGCCCAGGGTCGTGCACGTCGACGGCGTCGACGGCGCGGTCAACCGCATCGTGGCCCTCGGCGACGACGCGTCCGCGCCGGTGCCGGGCGCCGACGACATGGCGCGCAGCCCGCAGGCGGTGCACGACCTCCAGGAGAGCCGATGA
- a CDS encoding amino acid ABC transporter ATP-binding protein, translating to MDKAPDAPAPSGQAIEVRELHKSFGDLEVLKGIDFTVGRGDVVCVIGPSGSGKSTLLRCVNLLEEPTSGTVTVAGTEVTDPDVDIDRVRRRIGMVFQSFNLFPHLTALENLTIAQRRVLRRGKEEAERIARANLARVGLVDKEQSYPAQLSGGQQQRVAIARALSMDPELMLFDEPTSALDPELVGDVLAVMRSLAKEGMTMLVVTHEMSFAREVADRVVFMDDGVIVEEGTPERVVGDPQHERTRTFLSRVLDPAAAEIGEVPDTGPHEKRADR from the coding sequence TTGGACAAGGCGCCCGACGCGCCCGCACCCTCGGGCCAGGCGATCGAGGTGCGCGAGCTGCACAAGTCGTTCGGTGATCTGGAGGTGCTCAAGGGCATCGACTTCACGGTCGGGCGCGGTGACGTGGTCTGTGTCATCGGCCCTTCGGGCTCCGGCAAGTCGACCCTGCTGCGCTGTGTCAATCTCCTGGAAGAGCCCACGTCGGGCACGGTGACGGTGGCCGGCACGGAGGTCACCGACCCCGATGTGGACATCGATCGCGTACGCCGCCGGATCGGCATGGTCTTCCAGTCCTTCAACCTCTTCCCGCACCTCACGGCACTGGAGAACCTGACCATCGCGCAGCGCCGCGTGCTGCGGCGCGGCAAGGAGGAGGCGGAGCGCATCGCGCGGGCCAACCTCGCCCGGGTCGGCCTCGTCGACAAGGAGCAGTCCTATCCGGCGCAGCTCTCCGGCGGCCAGCAGCAGCGGGTCGCGATCGCCCGGGCGCTGTCCATGGACCCCGAGCTGATGCTCTTCGACGAGCCGACCTCCGCGCTCGATCCCGAACTGGTCGGAGACGTGCTCGCGGTGATGCGCTCGCTCGCCAAGGAGGGGATGACGATGCTGGTCGTCACCCATGAGATGAGCTTCGCGCGCGAGGTCGCCGACCGGGTGGTCTTCATGGACGACGGAGTGATCGTCGAGGAGGGTACGCCCGAACGAGTGGTGGGCGACCCCCAGCACGAGCGGACCCGGACGTTCCTGTCGCGCGTACTCGATCCTGCGGCGGCGGAGATCGGCGAGGTCCCGGACACGGGACCGCACGAGAAGCGGGCGGACCGCTGA
- a CDS encoding amino acid ABC transporter permease, translating to MTMSRRQRARLFRGVQYAVLIIAIAVFALVADWGTLRQAFFDVEIAKAMFPEVITTALVNTAYYTLLGFGFGLGLGIVLALMRLSTVAPYRWIAIAYIEFFRGIPSLLVFIALGFGVPLAFEVALDMDITVMLSLGLVGAAYMAETIRAGILAVPKGQTEAARSLGMSSGRAMVSIVMPQAFRIVLPPLTNELILLTKDSSLVYLLGLSLGQFELANFGRDALNEHKSLTPILIAGLLYLVITLPLGHLVRRLEARTAKAR from the coding sequence ATGACCATGTCCCGACGGCAGCGGGCACGGCTGTTCCGCGGCGTCCAGTACGCCGTGCTGATCATCGCCATAGCCGTGTTCGCCCTGGTGGCCGACTGGGGGACACTGCGCCAGGCGTTCTTCGACGTGGAGATCGCCAAGGCGATGTTCCCCGAGGTGATCACCACCGCGCTGGTCAACACCGCCTACTACACGCTGCTCGGCTTCGGCTTCGGCCTGGGGCTCGGCATCGTGCTTGCGCTGATGCGGCTGTCCACGGTGGCTCCGTACCGCTGGATCGCGATCGCCTATATCGAGTTCTTCCGCGGCATCCCCTCCCTGCTGGTGTTCATCGCGCTCGGCTTCGGTGTGCCGCTGGCCTTCGAGGTCGCGCTCGACATGGACATCACGGTGATGCTGTCGCTGGGCCTGGTGGGCGCCGCCTACATGGCCGAGACGATCCGCGCGGGCATTCTGGCGGTGCCCAAGGGGCAGACGGAGGCGGCCCGTTCGCTGGGCATGTCATCGGGGCGTGCGATGGTGTCGATCGTGATGCCGCAGGCGTTCCGGATCGTGCTGCCGCCGCTGACCAACGAGCTGATCCTGCTCACCAAGGACTCCTCCCTGGTGTATCTGCTCGGCCTCTCGCTCGGCCAGTTCGAGCTGGCCAACTTCGGCCGGGACGCGCTGAACGAGCACAAGAGCCTGACCCCGATCCTGATCGCCGGACTGCTGTATCTCGTCATCACCCTCCCGCTCGGCCATCTGGTGCGGCGGCTCGAGGCCCGTACGGCGAAAGCCAGGTGA
- a CDS encoding basic amino acid ABC transporter substrate-binding protein, whose protein sequence is MALTVAAGLLAAGCTSTKSDSDSDKGGSGIKLVSSGTLKTCTHLPYPPFQSKKDGKIVGFDVDLVDLIAKELGVKQEIVNTPFEGIETGQDFNIRKCDLAAAGMTITKERDKVMDFSDPYFNATQALITKKGEPYKTFDDLKGKKLGYQKATTGGIYAKKESEGLDIELVEYEDVGLLLTAVKAGKVDAGINDNGVLFEYVKENPDTEVTAEFDTGEEYGIGFRTGNDALRAKANKVLKDARADGSYDKIYKKWFGTTPQS, encoded by the coding sequence ATGGCCCTGACGGTAGCCGCCGGCCTGCTGGCGGCGGGCTGCACCAGCACCAAGTCCGACAGCGACAGCGACAAGGGCGGCTCGGGGATCAAGCTCGTCTCGTCCGGCACGCTCAAGACCTGCACGCATCTGCCCTATCCGCCGTTCCAGTCGAAGAAGGACGGCAAGATCGTCGGCTTCGACGTTGATCTGGTCGACCTGATCGCCAAGGAACTGGGGGTGAAGCAGGAGATCGTCAACACGCCCTTCGAGGGCATCGAGACCGGCCAGGACTTCAACATCCGCAAGTGCGATCTGGCCGCCGCGGGCATGACGATCACCAAGGAACGCGACAAGGTCATGGACTTCTCGGACCCCTACTTCAACGCCACGCAGGCGCTGATCACCAAGAAGGGCGAGCCCTACAAGACCTTCGATGACCTCAAGGGCAAGAAGCTCGGCTACCAGAAGGCAACCACCGGCGGCATCTACGCCAAGAAGGAGAGCGAGGGCCTCGACATCGAACTCGTGGAGTACGAGGACGTCGGGCTGCTGCTCACCGCCGTCAAGGCAGGCAAGGTCGATGCGGGCATCAACGACAACGGCGTGCTCTTCGAGTACGTCAAGGAGAACCCGGACACCGAGGTGACCGCGGAGTTCGACACCGGCGAGGAGTACGGAATCGGCTTCCGTACGGGCAATGACGCGCTGCGCGCCAAGGCCAACAAGGTCCTCAAGGACGCGCGGGCCGACGGCAGTTACGACAAGATCTACAAGAAGTGGTTCGGCACCACTCCGCAGAGCTGA
- a CDS encoding ABC transporter ATP-binding protein, with protein sequence METTAWTQLQSVMRAEQDSRPFARATLRRIGAFARPHKRRIVYFVLLSIVTALLAVATPVLAGSVVDVIVKDGDSSLVVRYALLIAVIAVAEAGFGLLGRWLSANLGEGLILDLRTAVFDHVQRMPVAFFTRTRTGALVSRLNNDVIGAQRAFSNTLSGVVANVVTLLLTLAVMLKLSWQITLLALVLLPVFVVPARRMGSRMAKLQREAAHHNAAMGTRMTERFSAPGATLIKLFGRPGAESEEFATRARRVRDIGVRTAMAQSTFITALTLVSALALALVYGLGGYFALDGTLEAGAIVSLALLLTRLYAPLTSLAGARVEVMSALVSFERVFEILDLKPLIDEKPDAREVPSGPVAVEFDDVRFGYPSAEKVSLASLEEVASLDTRGGEEVLHGLSFRAEPGQTIALVGSSGAGKSTIAQLLPRLYDTDSGTVRIGGVDVRDLSAASMRRTLGMVTQDGHLFHESVRANLLLARPEATEDDLWDVLRRARLEDLVRSLPDGLDTVVGERGYRLSGGERQRMTIARLLLAQQRVVILDEATAHLDNTSEAAVQEALAEALEGRTAIVIAHRLSTVRSADQILVVEAGRIVERGTHEELLGTGGRYAELYRTQFANKAEKAAA encoded by the coding sequence ATGGAAACGACAGCCTGGACCCAGCTGCAGAGCGTGATGCGCGCCGAGCAGGACAGCCGTCCCTTCGCCCGCGCCACCTTGCGCCGCATCGGGGCCTTCGCCCGCCCGCACAAGCGCCGCATCGTCTACTTCGTTCTCCTGAGCATCGTCACCGCGCTGCTCGCCGTGGCGACCCCCGTCCTCGCGGGCAGCGTCGTGGACGTGATCGTCAAGGACGGCGACTCCTCGCTCGTCGTCCGGTACGCCCTGCTCATCGCCGTGATCGCCGTCGCTGAGGCCGGCTTCGGACTGCTCGGCCGCTGGCTGTCGGCGAACCTGGGGGAGGGGCTCATCCTCGACCTGCGGACGGCTGTCTTCGACCACGTACAGCGCATGCCCGTCGCCTTCTTCACCCGCACCCGCACCGGTGCGCTCGTCAGCCGCCTCAACAACGACGTGATCGGCGCCCAGCGCGCGTTCAGCAACACGCTCTCCGGCGTCGTCGCCAACGTGGTCACGCTGCTCCTGACGCTGGCCGTGATGCTGAAGCTCTCCTGGCAGATCACGCTCCTTGCGCTGGTCCTGCTCCCCGTCTTCGTCGTGCCCGCCCGGCGCATGGGCTCCCGGATGGCGAAACTCCAGCGCGAGGCCGCACACCACAACGCGGCGATGGGCACGCGCATGACCGAGCGCTTCTCCGCTCCGGGCGCCACGCTCATCAAGCTCTTCGGCCGTCCGGGCGCCGAGTCGGAGGAGTTCGCCACGCGGGCCCGGCGGGTGCGGGACATCGGTGTCCGTACGGCCATGGCGCAGTCCACGTTCATCACCGCGCTCACCCTGGTCTCGGCCCTCGCCCTGGCCCTCGTCTACGGCCTCGGCGGCTACTTCGCCCTGGACGGCACCCTGGAAGCGGGCGCGATCGTCTCCCTCGCCCTGCTCCTGACCCGCCTCTACGCACCGCTGACGTCCCTGGCGGGAGCCCGGGTCGAGGTCATGAGCGCACTCGTCAGCTTCGAGCGGGTCTTCGAGATCCTCGACCTGAAGCCGCTGATCGACGAGAAGCCGGACGCGCGGGAGGTCCCCTCGGGCCCGGTGGCGGTGGAGTTCGACGACGTCCGCTTCGGCTACCCGTCCGCCGAGAAGGTCTCCCTGGCCTCCCTCGAAGAGGTCGCGTCCCTCGACACCCGGGGCGGCGAAGAGGTCCTGCACGGCCTCTCCTTCCGCGCGGAGCCCGGCCAGACGATCGCACTCGTCGGCTCCTCCGGGGCAGGCAAGTCGACGATCGCGCAACTGCTGCCGCGTCTGTACGACACGGACTCCGGAACCGTACGCATCGGCGGGGTGGACGTCCGCGACCTCTCCGCGGCATCCATGCGCCGGACCCTCGGCATGGTCACCCAGGACGGCCACCTCTTCCACGAGTCGGTCCGCGCCAACCTGCTGCTCGCCCGCCCCGAGGCCACCGAGGACGACCTGTGGGACGTCCTGCGCAGGGCCCGCCTCGAAGACCTCGTACGCTCCCTGCCCGACGGCCTGGACACCGTGGTCGGCGAGCGCGGCTACCGCCTCTCCGGCGGCGAGCGCCAACGCATGACGATCGCCCGCCTGCTCCTGGCCCAGCAACGGGTGGTCATCCTCGACGAGGCCACGGCGCACCTCGACAACACCTCCGAGGCGGCGGTCCAAGAGGCCCTCGCGGAGGCCCTGGAAGGCCGCACGGCGATCGTCATCGCCCACCGCCTCTCGACGGTGCGGTCCGCCGACCAGATCCTGGTCGTGGAGGCGGGCCGGATCGTGGAACGGGGAACCCACGAGGAACTGCTGGGGACGGGGGGCCGGTACGCGGAGCTCTACCGGACGCAATTCGCCAACAAGGCGGAGAAGGCGGCGGCATGA
- a CDS encoding glycoside hydrolase family 3 N-terminal domain-containing protein: protein MTVEEKLGQLQQLPWAVSTGPGGSETKDVEDAARAGRLGSVLNIFGAKSSNALQRIAVEESRLGVPLLFGLDVIHGLWTTFPIPLAQASSFDPEVTRRDAEVSARESRSNGVHWTFSPMMDVTHEPRWGRIAEGCGEDPYLTTAFAVAKVEGYQGEKGSGLDAKDRIAACAKHFVAYGGAEGGRDYNTVDVSESRLRNHYLPPFKAALDAGVATVMASFNTISGVPAHGNSHTLTDVLSKEWGFDGFVVSDWNGVDELIAHGFAEDGADAARLALNAGVDMEMASTDLAKHGKKLLSGGRISKQRLDEAVTRILRLKFALGLFENPYVDEGDAIDKPSAAARKAARETAARSMVLLKNDGKALPLKASTGSIAVVGPFGDSDDLLGTWTFPGAAKNFPSGKVLAAVKAAAPRAKVTYAKGVDPEGEDTGGIPAAVAAAKDADVTVVVVGEPPAMSGEAAARSDISLPGGQEKLIEAIAGTGKPFVVVLVNGRPLTIGDWLKSAPAVLEAWHPGLEAGNAIADVLFGEVNPGGKLPVSFPRTVGQIPVHYNHESTGRPYSADNKYTSKYLDLPPNPQFAFGHGLSYTSFEIGEPRLSRDRVSARALRKGDTLEVSVSVRNTGDRTGDEVVQLYVHDIAASIAQPVRKLRGFRRVTLKAGRSTTVRFQLGAEDLGFWTNAQDGEFRVEEGAVDLYVGNSSEAEAKKRLTIT, encoded by the coding sequence ATGACTGTCGAAGAGAAGCTGGGCCAGCTTCAGCAGCTCCCCTGGGCCGTCAGCACGGGACCCGGCGGCAGCGAGACGAAGGACGTCGAGGACGCGGCGCGCGCCGGACGGCTCGGTTCGGTCCTGAACATCTTCGGCGCCAAGAGCAGCAACGCCCTGCAGCGCATCGCGGTGGAGGAGTCCCGGCTCGGAGTTCCGCTGCTCTTCGGCCTCGATGTCATCCATGGCCTCTGGACGACATTCCCGATCCCTCTCGCCCAGGCGTCGAGCTTCGACCCGGAGGTCACCCGGCGGGACGCCGAGGTGTCGGCCAGGGAGTCCCGTTCGAACGGCGTGCACTGGACGTTCTCGCCGATGATGGACGTCACGCACGAGCCGCGCTGGGGCCGGATCGCCGAGGGCTGCGGCGAGGACCCGTACCTCACGACGGCGTTCGCGGTGGCCAAGGTGGAGGGCTACCAGGGCGAGAAGGGTTCGGGGCTCGACGCCAAGGACCGCATCGCCGCCTGCGCCAAGCACTTCGTCGCGTACGGCGGGGCCGAGGGCGGCCGGGACTACAACACGGTCGACGTGTCGGAGTCACGCCTGCGCAACCACTATCTGCCGCCGTTCAAGGCCGCGTTGGACGCGGGCGTGGCCACGGTGATGGCCTCCTTCAACACCATCAGCGGCGTCCCGGCCCACGGCAACTCCCACACGCTCACCGACGTGCTGAGCAAGGAGTGGGGCTTCGACGGCTTCGTCGTCAGCGACTGGAACGGCGTCGACGAGCTCATCGCGCACGGCTTCGCCGAGGACGGCGCCGACGCGGCGCGCCTCGCGCTGAACGCCGGCGTCGACATGGAGATGGCCAGCACGGACCTGGCCAAGCACGGCAAGAAGCTGCTGAGCGGCGGCAGGATCAGCAAGCAGCGCCTCGACGAGGCGGTCACGCGGATCCTGCGCCTGAAGTTCGCGCTCGGGCTCTTCGAGAACCCGTACGTCGACGAGGGCGACGCCATCGACAAGCCGTCCGCGGCGGCCCGCAAGGCCGCCCGCGAGACCGCGGCCCGCTCGATGGTGCTCCTGAAGAACGACGGCAAGGCGCTTCCGCTCAAGGCGTCCACCGGTTCGATCGCGGTCGTGGGTCCGTTCGGCGACTCCGACGACCTGCTCGGCACGTGGACGTTCCCGGGCGCGGCGAAGAACTTCCCCTCGGGGAAGGTCCTCGCCGCGGTGAAGGCCGCGGCTCCGCGGGCGAAGGTGACGTACGCGAAGGGCGTCGACCCCGAGGGCGAGGACACCGGCGGCATCCCGGCGGCCGTCGCCGCGGCCAAGGACGCGGATGTCACCGTCGTCGTGGTCGGCGAGCCCCCGGCGATGAGCGGCGAGGCGGCCGCGCGCAGCGACATCAGCCTGCCGGGCGGGCAGGAGAAGCTGATCGAGGCGATCGCCGGGACGGGCAAGCCGTTCGTGGTGGTCCTGGTCAACGGGCGCCCGCTGACCATCGGCGACTGGCTGAAGTCGGCGCCCGCCGTCCTGGAGGCCTGGCACCCGGGCCTTGAGGCGGGCAACGCGATCGCCGACGTGCTGTTCGGAGAGGTCAATCCGGGCGGCAAGCTGCCCGTCTCGTTCCCGCGGACGGTCGGTCAGATCCCGGTCCACTACAACCACGAGTCGACGGGCCGCCCGTACAGCGCGGACAACAAGTACACGTCCAAGTACCTCGACCTGCCCCCAAACCCGCAGTTCGCCTTCGGCCACGGGCTCTCCTACACGTCCTTCGAGATCGGCGAGCCGAGGCTGAGCCGCGACCGCGTGTCCGCGCGGGCGCTGCGCAAGGGCGACACCCTGGAGGTCTCGGTGTCCGTCCGCAACACGGGCGACCGCACGGGCGACGAGGTCGTTCAGCTGTACGTCCACGATATCGCGGCGAGCATCGCGCAGCCGGTGCGCAAGCTGCGCGGCTTCCGCAGGGTGACGCTGAAGGCGGGCCGGTCGACGACCGTCCGCTTCCAGCTCGGCGCCGAGGACCTCGGGTTCTGGACGAACGCCCAGGACGGTGAGTTCCGGGTCGAGGAGGGGGCGGTGGACCTCTACGTCGGCAACAGCTCCGAGGCCGAGGCGAAGAAGCGGCTGACGATCACGTAG